Proteins from one Bos taurus isolate L1 Dominette 01449 registration number 42190680 breed Hereford chromosome 7, ARS-UCD2.0, whole genome shotgun sequence genomic window:
- the AKAP8 gene encoding A-kinase anchor protein 8 (The RefSeq protein has 1 substitution compared to this genomic sequence), with protein sequence MDQGYGGYGAWSAGPTNTQGTYGTGVASWQGYENYNYYGAQNTSVTTGATYSYGPASWEATKASDGLAPGGPAMHMASYGPEPCTDSSDSLIAKINQRLDMMSKEGGRGGSSSGGEGMQDRESSFRFQSFESYDSRPCLPEHNPYRPSYSYDYDFDLGPNRNGGFGGQYSDCRDPTRERGSLDGFMRGRGQGRFQDRSNPSTFMRSDPFMPPAAASEPLSTPWTEMNYVGGRGLGGPSPSRPPPSLFSQSMAPDFGMMGMQGAGGYDNSVPYGCGRSQTRIRDQPRRRGFNRCGPESLGRKRKQLQIYDEPDTKQARADSEGDFSENDDGAGDFRSGDEEFRGEDESFDSGRQRGEKDDEDDEVKKRREKQRRRDRMRDRAADRIQFACSVCKFRSFEDEEIQKHLQSKFHKETLRFISTKLPDKTVEFLQEYIINRNKKIEKRRQELMEKESTKPKPDPFKGIGQEHFFKKIEAAHCLACDMLIPAQPQLLQRHLHSVDHNHNRRLAAEQFKKTSLHVAKSVLNNRHIVKMLEKYLKGEDPFTSEAGDAEIEGDEPLGSEDKEETPEEVAAQVLAEVVTAAVRAVDGEDAPAPESGEMLAERDGPTDTAEATSSPYPEAETPCRVAPGKGSTDGEAAGEAAEAGVGVEAMAAESESTVTATAAAEATVEQTDAESKDAVPTE encoded by the exons GTTATGGGGCGTGGAGTGCTGGACCTACCAACACCCAGG GTACATATGGAACTGGTGTGGCCAGCTGGCAAG GTTATGAAAACTACAATTACTATGGTGCCCAGAACACCAGCGTCACCACAGGAGCAACTTACAGCTACGGCCCAGCCTCATGGGAGGCCACCAAGGCCAGCGACGGCCTGGCGCCTGGGGGCCCTGCCATGCACATGGCTTCTTACGGCCCAGAACCATGCACTGACAGTTCTGACTCCCTCATCGCCAAGATCAACCAGCGTTTGGACATGATGtccaaggaaggaggaaggggcgGGAGCAGCAGCGGTGGGGAGGGCATGCAGGACCGGGAGAG CTCCTTTCGCTTCCAGTCGTTTGAGTCCTATGATTCCAGGCCTTGCCTGCCTGAGCACAATCCCTACCGCCCCAGCTACAGCTACGACTATGACTTTGACCTGGGGCCCAACCGCAATGGCGGCTTTGGTGGTCAGTACAGTGACTGCCGGGACCCAACCCGTGAGCGGGGCTCCCTCGATGGCTTCATGCGGGGCCGCGGCCAGGGCCGCTTCCAGGACCGGAGCAACCCCAGCACATTTATGCGCAGTGACCCCTTCATGCCACCTGCAGCCGCCTCTGAGCCTCTTTCTACTCCGTGGACAGAGATGAACTATGTGGGTGGGCGGGGCCTTGGAGGCCCCTCCCCCAGCAGGCCCCCACCTTCCCTCTTCTCCCAGTCCATGGCCCCTGACTTTGGCATGATGGGCATGCAGGGGGCAGGTGGTTATGACAACTCTGTGCCCTATGGATGTGGCCGGTCACAGACCCGGATAAGAGATCAG CCTCGGCGGAGAGGGTTCAATCGCTGTGGTCCAGAAAGCTTGGGCAGGAAACGCAAGCAGCTGCAGATTTATGACGAGCCTGACACCAAACAAGCTCGAGCTGACAGTGAGGGAGATTTTTCTGAAAACG ATGATGGAGCTGGTGACTTCCGATCAGGAGATGAAGAATTCAGGGGT GAGGACGAATCCTTTGACTCCGGGAGACAGAGAG GAGAGAAGGACGACGAAGACGATGAAgtgaagaagagaagggaaaagcagagGAGGAGAGACAGGATGCGAGACCGAGCAGCTGACAG gattcaGTTTGCTTGTTCCGTGTGCAAGTTCCGTagctttgaagatgaagaaatcCAGAAGCATTTGCAAAGCAAGTTTCACAAAGAGACACTGCGCTTTATAAGTACCAAGCTGCCTGACAAGACGGTGGAATTCCTCCAG GAATACATTATAAACAGGAATAAGAAAATTGAGAAACGGCGTCAGgaactgatggagaaggaaagtaCAAAACCAAAACCAGATCCTTTCAAAG GGATTGGCCAGGAGcacttcttcaagaaaatagaggCTGCTCACTGCCTGGCCTGTGACATGCTGATCCCGGCGCAGCCCCAGCTCCTCCAGCGGCACCTGCACTCTGTTGACCACAATCACAATCGCCGG TTGGCTGCTGAACAGTTCAAGAAAACAAGTCTCCATGTGGCTAAGAGTGTTTTGAACAACAGACATATAGTGAAGATGCTGGAAAAATACCTCAAG GGTGAAGACCCTTTCACCAGTGAAGCTGGTGATGCAGAAATAGAAGGAGATGAGCCTTTAGGAAGTGAGGATAAGGAGGAGACCCCTGAGGAGGTGGCGGCCCAGGTCTTGGCTGAGGTGGTTACGGCAGCAGTGAGGGCAGTGGATGGTGAGGACGCTCCTGCTCCAGAAAGTGGGGAGATGCTGGCCGAACGGGACGGCCCCACAGACACGGCCGAAGCCACCAGTAGTCCCTACCCCGAAGCAGAGACTCCCTGCAGAGTGGCGCCCGGGAAGGGCAGCACTGACGGAGAAGCTGCAGGTGAAGCTGCGGAGGCTGGAGTCGAAGTGGAGGCCATGGCAGCAGAGTCAGAAAGCACCGTGACAGCCACAGCTGCTGCAGAAGCCACAGTGGAACAGACTGATGCAGAGTCCAAAGATGCTGTTCCCACAGAATGA
- the AKAP8 gene encoding A-kinase anchor protein 8 isoform X1, whose amino-acid sequence MHMASYGPEPCTDSSDSLIAKINQRLDMMSKEGGRGGSSSGGEGMQDRESSFRFQSFESYDSRPCLPEHNPYRPSYSYDYDFDLGPNRNGGFGGQYSDCRDPTRERGSLDGFMRGRGQGRFQDRSNPSTFMRSDPFMPPAAASEPLSTPWTEMNYVGGRGLGGPSPSRPPPSLFSQSMAPDFGMMGMQGAGGYDNSVPYGCGRSQTRIRDQPRRRGFNRCGPESLGRKRKQLQIYDEPDTKQARADSEGDFSENDDGAGDFRSGDEEFRGEDESFDSGRQRGEKDDEDDEVKKRREKQRRRDRMRDRAADRIQFACSVCKFRSFEDEEIQKHLQSKFHKETLRFISTKLPDKTVEFLQEYIINRNKKIEKRRQELMEKESTKPKPDPFKGIGQEHFFKKIEAAHCLACDMLIPAQPQLLQRHLHSVDHNHNRRLAAEQFKKTSLHVAKSVLNNRHIVKMLEKYLKGEDPFTSEAGDAEIEGDEPLGSEDKEETPEEVAAQVLAEVVTAAVRAVDGEDAPAPESGEMLAERDGPTDTAEATSSPYPEAETPCRVAPGKGSTDGEAAGEAAEAGVEVEAMAAESESTVTATAAAEATVEQTDAESKDAVPTE is encoded by the exons ATGCACATGGCTTCTTACGGCCCAGAACCATGCACTGACAGTTCTGACTCCCTCATCGCCAAGATCAACCAGCGTTTGGACATGATGtccaaggaaggaggaaggggcgGGAGCAGCAGCGGTGGGGAGGGCATGCAGGACCGGGAGAG CTCCTTTCGCTTCCAGTCGTTTGAGTCCTATGATTCCAGGCCTTGCCTGCCTGAGCACAATCCCTACCGCCCCAGCTACAGCTACGACTATGACTTTGACCTGGGGCCCAACCGCAATGGCGGCTTTGGTGGTCAGTACAGTGACTGCCGGGACCCAACCCGTGAGCGGGGCTCCCTCGATGGCTTCATGCGGGGCCGCGGCCAGGGCCGCTTCCAGGACCGGAGCAACCCCAGCACATTTATGCGCAGTGACCCCTTCATGCCACCTGCAGCCGCCTCTGAGCCTCTTTCTACTCCGTGGACAGAGATGAACTATGTGGGTGGGCGGGGCCTTGGAGGCCCCTCCCCCAGCAGGCCCCCACCTTCCCTCTTCTCCCAGTCCATGGCCCCTGACTTTGGCATGATGGGCATGCAGGGGGCAGGTGGTTATGACAACTCTGTGCCCTATGGATGTGGCCGGTCACAGACCCGGATAAGAGATCAG CCTCGGCGGAGAGGGTTCAATCGCTGTGGTCCAGAAAGCTTGGGCAGGAAACGCAAGCAGCTGCAGATTTATGACGAGCCTGACACCAAACAAGCTCGAGCTGACAGTGAGGGAGATTTTTCTGAAAACG ATGATGGAGCTGGTGACTTCCGATCAGGAGATGAAGAATTCAGGGGT GAGGACGAATCCTTTGACTCCGGGAGACAGAGAG GAGAGAAGGACGACGAAGACGATGAAgtgaagaagagaagggaaaagcagagGAGGAGAGACAGGATGCGAGACCGAGCAGCTGACAG gattcaGTTTGCTTGTTCCGTGTGCAAGTTCCGTagctttgaagatgaagaaatcCAGAAGCATTTGCAAAGCAAGTTTCACAAAGAGACACTGCGCTTTATAAGTACCAAGCTGCCTGACAAGACGGTGGAATTCCTCCAG GAATACATTATAAACAGGAATAAGAAAATTGAGAAACGGCGTCAGgaactgatggagaaggaaagtaCAAAACCAAAACCAGATCCTTTCAAAG GGATTGGCCAGGAGcacttcttcaagaaaatagaggCTGCTCACTGCCTGGCCTGTGACATGCTGATCCCGGCGCAGCCCCAGCTCCTCCAGCGGCACCTGCACTCTGTTGACCACAATCACAATCGCCGG TTGGCTGCTGAACAGTTCAAGAAAACAAGTCTCCATGTGGCTAAGAGTGTTTTGAACAACAGACATATAGTGAAGATGCTGGAAAAATACCTCAAG GGTGAAGACCCTTTCACCAGTGAAGCTGGTGATGCAGAAATAGAAGGAGATGAGCCTTTAGGAAGTGAGGATAAGGAGGAGACCCCTGAGGAGGTGGCGGCCCAGGTCTTGGCTGAGGTGGTTACGGCAGCAGTGAGGGCAGTGGATGGTGAGGACGCTCCTGCTCCAGAAAGTGGGGAGATGCTGGCCGAACGGGACGGCCCCACAGACACGGCCGAAGCCACCAGTAGTCCCTACCCCGAAGCAGAGACTCCCTGCAGAGTGGCGCCCGGGAAGGGCAGCACTGACGGAGAAGCTGCAGGTGAAGCTGCGGAGGCTGGAGTCGAAGTGGAGGCCATGGCAGCAGAGTCAGAAAGCACCGTGACAGCCACAGCTGCTGCAGAAGCCACAGTGGAACAGACTGATGCAGAGTCCAAAGATGCTGTTCCCACAGAATGA